The window ATGGCACCATCAACATTCATCACTAAGTTGTTTGCTTTCGAGAGAGTGTAAGTTTCTACTTCGACAGCGTATTCCATGTACTTTGTTGACGGGAAATTAGTTCGAGCAAATAGTTGTAATAACTCCACTCTCTTATCTCTGTTATCGCCTCTCTTGATTCTGTTTTCACAAGAAGAAACTCTAGTATATATagctttcttaaaaaaaataaaaaataaaaaataaaaataaaaaataaaataaactattaTTGTACCTGTGACCAATTCCGGGTACACGAATGCCCTTCTTTTTCATGCTTTCAACGAACTCGTATGGTGAAAGTTTCTGTGAAGACAACCAACATGTTTAAGATACTAAAGTAAGAATTTggatattattaatacataaacaattgtgtttaaaaaaaaaaacacacacacacatacacatatgaACATTTGACAACTCACCCTGTCATAAGCTTCCTTGAAGTACCGAGCGGCATCATCGATGGCACCACCGAAACGTGGACCGATAGTCAACAAACCTGATTTAATAAACGAATTAATCGATACTGTACATCATACAATTTGGTTAAGAAAGTTGTTATTTTTTAAATTTTGGATACCAGAAACAAGGCTGGATACAAGATCTTTTCCTGCCCTAGCAGTTACAATTGTGTTGTGAGCACCGGATACACATGGCCCGTGATCAGCACATAGCATGATGCATATCTGATGAAAGGTTAAATATATTGTGAGACTACAGCTGAAAAGAATTACATTAAATAACTATTTTTGCTAACTGAATATAGTGATCAAAACATGCAATCAAAACACACAAATTTCGATAACAACAAACCTCGATGAATTGTGTGCAGTAGCGGGGAAGACTACGTTTGAACCACAAAAGTGAGATGACATCACCAACGCCCATTCCTTTTTCGACAATTGAAGACATTGGGACACCAGCATAGCATGGTTCTTCACCTGAACAATTGATAATAAGAATGTTAATCATTACCAGTTTACCACATTTCCCACTGGGTCAAAATAATGATAAGTCAATGGCAATTTAGTAATTTACCTCTGTCATCAGAGATGGTTGAAATAATATGAGTTGGTGCGCGTACTTTTCCACTCTTAATGGCACTGTTAAGATCCTCCGGGATTTGTGGTGGCTTGATCTCGTTAACGGGACTAATTTTTCCCTCATCGGTCTATCAGATAACCCGAAAACGTATGTTAGTGGACacacatagcataatatgaaccgtCTGTAATGCATAAAGGTGGGAAAATAGACGGGTCAAAGGTTGGGAGATGGGTCAACTAGTTTAGACGGGTAGTTTTTTTGGTAAGAATCAGAAATGGGCAGTGGATCAACCAGTTTGACGCAGTTGATGGATGGGAGCGTGTATCCGTTTTAGCcacacaaaaaaacaaaaaaaaaaaaaaaacaatttgacCCGTAACAGACAAAGTATAGCCCGAATTGTACCGTTCACCCATAAGCAAGTCAAAATTGACACCCTTGGTAACGAAGGTGTGAAAACATACCAACTTCTGAAATGTTTCTTTAATCGAAGTTTCAAATGCTTCATATGATGTCGGGACAATGGCTCCAGCGTCTTTAAGTGCTTGGTTTTTAGCTTGTGCAGACTCCATTTCACCACCACTTTTGGCCCCCTGAAACATTATTCCCAAGTTAACTATTATATAATACATCAGATTAATGAAGTAAATTAATGTTCTACCCTTTAAACAAAGGTAAAAGAAATAAAGTAAACCACTCACCGCATGCCCAAATTGAACTTCGGACTTAAAGAGACGGGCACAAGTTCCGCTGACCCAAGCACAAACTGGTTTATTGATCTTTCCGGCTTTAAGGGCTTCAATTAAAGAGTACTCATCTCGACCACCTAGTTCCCCTAGAACAACAATCATTTTCACCTGAAGTAGACCGAATAAGAACATTAAAAAAAATGTGTGTACATTTGTGATAAATTGAATACGTAAACGTATAATTGAGTTTGTTATCATCACTGAAAAATTTAATTTGCTTATAGCATAAGTGGGTATGCACTAGTACTCTACTACATTTTCTAGTTGAATCGCAAGGTACCTGAGGAATGTTGTTGAACCGCAAAACATGATCAGAAAGAGTAGAACCGGGAAAAACATCTCCTCCAATAGCAATACCTACAAAATAAAAATTTCAGTATCGAGATCGAAATATACATTTACATATTTTTCATAGATCGTATGAAAGTTGCAACTCAATGTATATGTTATAAATCACTTTTCCTTAACAGGCCGTACTATAGTTAAAAAAATGGAATCGCTTGCATACTCTGATTAACATTTTGTAAAGATTGTGAAAGGCATCAAGAGGTAGATAATGTTGAAATTTCTAAAAAGAAATTAGGAGATCCTAAAATAGATAACGTGTTGTGATTTTTACCGTAAGGAGTATCAGTGGAGGTGGTAATTATGTTTACTTCAAACTTTTTTTAATAATTTGGATAAAAGTTGACAACAAATGTTTTCGGATAGACCAACAGAAACCCTATCCAACCAAATCGGCCCACCCATTTTGCTTCTTTGAAGTGTTTGTGAGCTAGAGTGTTCATGTTTAGATACCTTCATAAATTCCATCCGTCACGCGGGCAATTGTATTGTACAACTCATTTGACATGCCACCCTGCAGTTTAGCCAAAGCGAATGTCATTTTCCTTCATCACTTTCGAAGAAGTAAACAGTGATTATCAATGAATTCTTTATTCTAGTTAGAATTTGGTTCAAGAATAATACGGAAGATCAAGAATGTCTACATACAGATTTAGAGACAAATCCAACACATCCAGGCCTGTAAAGTTTGCATTGTATTATGTTGTCAATCGTCCCTGCAGTGTCACCAATCTTGAATGCTCCAGCTTGGATACCACCAACAGTCGCAGGGCCAATAACAACCTGCAAAAGAACATATATTAGAAATTATTGGTTAGTCCACCTGGCGGGCGGATCTTTTAGTTTTGCTAAACTAATTTAGAATGCGGGTCCCGGAAGTTTCTTACCTTGTTGTTTGATCTTGCGTATGCAATCAATTCCTTGGTGTCAGATTCAGGAACACCCTCAGCAATAATAGCCACAACTCTGATTGTAGGCTGTTTTAGAGCAAGATTGGATGAAGCTGCAGCACTGTAAAATAATAATAGGATTCTAATAAACAAAAAATTAAAGCATAACAGCGCTAATAGTCTTCGTAAAATGCTCCaacatatcaattttttttttaaaaaaataaaaataaaaaaaaccctTAATAAAGAACCAAAAAAAAAGGAATCGTGTGGAAGCAAAATCCAGTCTTTTGTAACGATGACAATGATTAAATGCATTGATATAATTCAAAAACCAGAAAAGGACCTAGAACTGACCTTCTGTATGATGCAAAATTGATAAATACATCAGCAGTGGGATGAGCAGCACAAGCTGCTTCAACACTGCAAAACCAACGTAGGATTAAATAACAACAAAAAAAATTGTTTTCGGCCATGTAAAGTCAACACTTTAAGTCAATAATTATTGTATCAAGATGAAAGATATAAAGAGGTAGAAATATAACATACGTTGGGTGAACTGGAATGGCAATCTCTTCTTGGCCAAAGAATAGTTTCTGAAATCCCTCAGCACCAGGGTTAATGATTCCAGCAACTGAAGGTGTTTCCCTTCCTATATGATTTAAACTTTGCATCAAATTTGGTGGTCAAAAAGTTAGAGCTTACAAGGGTATAACAGTAACTTTGCATACCACAGAGGAAGTCGAAATCAAGCATCCGTTGAATTGGTAATTGCTTATAGTTGTAGAACAATGCTTGTGTCGTACGGGAGAACAGCTGCCCTGTAGCCATTGTTGCTCTCCCAAATTACCTGTAAATAAGCAAAAAAGTAAAAAACTTCTTATAAAAAATAAATTAACGAGAATAAGTAATGAGTAATTTGTAATTCTTGAATATACAACAATCTTAAATGTTTTAAAATAAAGACTTTGATAATGACGGGTTAATGATATAGTATGACACCAAACAAAACTAACAACTTGTGTGGTGATGATTAAAAAGAAAATTTGGTGAAAATGACCAAAACAAACAAACTTTGGAATATTTACGAGAGTATAAAGTGTGTTTTATTATTACGCTGTCACGATATCAAAGTTTCATTATGCTtttataattaagtgtaatttgtcAATTTAGATGTGTTCAAAGAGAATCCGTTTTACTTAATGGAAAAGTCAAATCTGGCCTCCTACCATTAGCATATAAAAAGAACTTATGATGTGAAAATTTTGATGTGATAAACAAACATGGCCTAAAGTCTTTTTTTAACGTAGATTTGTAGGCTTATGTTATGTTAAAAAAATAAGGGTTAAGGCTATTAAAGGGTCATATACTTTTTGTTTTGTCCCGATGTAAtccatatacccaaaaaaatactattataggccataaactttgaaaaagtgtatcgatgtaaacaaaaggtaacatgttaccggctaaacaggtcaccttttgtttacatcgatacactttttgaaaatatgtgacctacatcgatacactttttaaaAGTATGTGAACTACATTAGTACTTTTTTTGTATAAAGCttacattggaacaaaaaaaaaattatacttttttgaATATCAACCTACAAAATCGATCAACCTTATTTATCAGGTCAACGGTTTAcattaacacatttttttaaagtttatagcctataatagtattttttgggtatatggactacattggaacaaaataaaaagtatatggcccttgagtagccttaacccaaaaaataataatataacgacatcaataataatacttaaatataAAGCATCACTGAAAGCCCAGTGGTTCTAGTCCGGGTCCTGACAGGTCTCAGGTTCAAATCTTGTGGTGGCCGGTTAGGTCGCGTACACAAGAGTAAAAATACTCTAGTGTGGGCTAAACTGCATGCAGTAGTACACTATTCGGTCCATTCAGCTACAAATGCTTAAACAAATCAGCTAAACAATGTTCTAAACTTATGGATATAAAATCTGAATTGTTTAATTCAGATGTCATGGGCAGGAATTCGATGTACAAGCACTAAAGCATAAGGTATATCACAAGTAGGTCCCACTAAATTCTGAAATACGCATAACATTTTATGAATTAAATATAATCAGCTTAGTTTCAATTGGATCCTAACTCACAGGCGAATCAGTAAATCAGTTCATCTAACATAGAACCCTACCAGATCTGTAATCTGTATCAGATCAAACTGAACTACAAATGTACAAAATGAaactaattaaatcataaatagagCTGAAATCAATAACTACCGGATCATTTTATACAACAGAaagatatatagatagatacagATATTGAAGTGTGTAAGGGTTTAGTATTATTACCTTGAGAATGTAAGAATTTGTTGAAACACGTCAAATGTGTGAGTAGTAGGTTTAAATGAGGTGCGAAGAATAAACAAATAGGTGTGGTATATATATAGGAGGATGGAGTGATTTGGCGTAAATATTTAATTGTTTTAGTGATTTTTAATTGGATATGTCGATACATGATTTGTGTATGTAGCTTTTTAATATTGAAACAAACCAGGAAATGGAGATTTGGGAGTGTGAGAAAGAAGGGTGGCTGGTAGTTGGGTTTGGTGGATTAGACGGTCCAAAATAACGGTCCAAAATAACaggtaaataataaataattctttttattttattttcgatTTTTTACATAGCAAAAAGGTTAACTCGATCAAAAAATACAACATAAAAATCGGAAAGACTTATACCTAGAAAGATACAAATGAATAGAAAGTATCTATAACATAACCTTCCACTGAACTAGCACATAAAAACCTCAATTCCAATCAAACTAAATTGAGCTAAACATGAATAAAATAAAAGCCTAACCGAAACAAATTATCAAAACCAAACAAATGAAATTATAACAATGAAGAGCCGAAACAACCCGATCATCCTTTGGGCCCCCGCCTTTTTCAACTTGCCATTTACCGTCTCCtgctttttttttctttcctaAATTGATTCTCAATACTATAATTCAAAACATTGGAGGACACGTCTCCAACCAAAATAGCCGTAGAAGGATGAAGCTTTTTCTTGTCCACAAGGTCCTAAAAAAAACCTTTATTTTGCGGTGTCAATTAGAGAATTGAAGAATTTAAGGTCTAAAAGAATGAGCTTTCAACCTCAAAGTGTTTGTGTATTGGTGATGACCCGACATCTTATAAGAGAGGTTGGCGGTTCGATCCCCATGAGCTGCAAAATATTTCCCTTGTGGTTTCCCGCCCATTTCATGGCCTCAGAGGTTGCGAACGTCTTGCGTTTGAGCCTCACCCGAGAAGTTTTTACCACAAATGATGTCCGTATGGATTCGCCGTGAGGGTTTCCGTCTGAGAGGCGGTAAAACTGTAATGTTCGTACTAGGAAATGATTTGGTGGGTGGATTCCGACATCATCTTCGAACTCCATCAATGACTTCTAACCGCCGTTAAAAAAGGAGCTTTCATTGGAGATATGTGTCAATTCTATCACTtactttagttatatatatatatatatatatatatatatatatatatatatatatatatatatatatatataaaatatatatatatatatatatatatatatataactaaagtaattatatatatatataatattaagttgTTAAATGAATAACCAAACacattttaaataatataataatctaTATCTATTTCTATATCTATATGCTACAAATAAATACGAAAAATGAAACACAAATAACAagttaaaaaaagaaaaaacaaatacCGTACtattttcaaaaaataaaaaattaaaattgtGGCTCCTAAAACCACAACTCAATAACATTTAAAAGGTGAGTGAATGTGGCTCTTAATATTACACAAGTAACTAAACGAAAACAACACCACATTGGGTTTGTTTtagtagtataataataataataatacatagtgTACCACTTCTTGTTTTATCTAATGAATCATATCTATAGCTTTGGAAGGAAAGGAGATGTCAATTTGTCCAAGTTCTTCGTTCATACGACATAGGAAATAGTGAGACCTAAACCAATGAATGTTCAAAGGTCATTGCTTGTTTGGTATTCCTAGTGCATCCCTCGTCACTCGTATGTTGTGCAACTTTTCATGGGTGAAAAACCAATAACACGAGATAGACTCCATGCGGGTGGGAATGACAAGCAACTTTGGGTTACAAGGTGGGGTGTCTATTGTGTTTGTGGGAAACAAACTATCACGATCATCTATTTTTCAATTGTTGTTATGTTGCTCGTGTGTAAGTGCTACTTCAGCGTATTAAGCTTCCTCTCTTGCAGTTATGAGCgaaaagtcgtttatagttttattAGTCTAATTGTTGCTAAAAGTCTAGTCAAGGTCATTGTTGCGAAATTGTATTTGCAACATCATCTTATTTCATTTGACGGAAGCACAATAATCGTTTGTTTGAGAAGAAAATTAGATTTGATCAATTATCGGAGGTGATTATGTCGACTGCAAGGCTGAAACTGATCTATCAGATGGAGGATTTCAGAACACGTCAAGCACACAAAGATGTATTGGAAAATTAGTTTATGTGGTGTTAATGTTTTTTGGTTTGAGTTGGTTGCTCCCGGCTCTTTGTTGTATGTGGTTGTTGACTATAA of the Rutidosis leptorrhynchoides isolate AG116_Rl617_1_P2 chromosome 5, CSIRO_AGI_Rlap_v1, whole genome shotgun sequence genome contains:
- the LOC139850613 gene encoding ATP-citrate synthase beta chain protein 2-like, with protein sequence MATGQLFSRTTQALFYNYKQLPIQRMLDFDFLCGRETPSVAGIINPGAEGFQKLFFGQEEIAIPVHPTVEAACAAHPTADVFINFASYRSAAASSNLALKQPTIRVVAIIAEGVPESDTKELIAYARSNNKVVIGPATVGGIQAGAFKIGDTAGTIDNIIQCKLYRPGCVGFVSKSGGMSNELYNTIARVTDGIYEGIAIGGDVFPGSTLSDHVLRFNNIPQVKMIVVLGELGGRDEYSLIEALKAGKINKPVCAWVSGTCARLFKSEVQFGHAGAKSGGEMESAQAKNQALKDAGAIVPTSYEAFETSIKETFQKLTDEGKISPVNEIKPPQIPEDLNSAIKSGKVRAPTHIISTISDDRGEEPCYAGVPMSSIVEKGMGVGDVISLLWFKRSLPRYCTQFIEICIMLCADHGPCVSGAHNTIVTARAGKDLVSSLVSGLLTIGPRFGGAIDDAARYFKEAYDRKLSPYEFVESMKKKGIRVPGIGHRIKRGDNRDKRVELLQLFARTNFPSTKYMEYAVEVETYTLSKANNLVMNVDGAIGTLFLDLLAGSGMFTKQEIDEIVSIGYLNGLFVLARSIGLIGHTFDQKRLKQPLYRHPWEDVLYTK